From Paludisphaera rhizosphaerae, the proteins below share one genomic window:
- a CDS encoding DUF72 domain-containing protein yields the protein MRQFVGTSGYSYKEWKGSFYPKPFSDKKMLPYYGERFSTVEINYTFRQIPTLSIVGNWAAAVPENFRFVMKAPEEITHRKRLEGVGDLMARLTEAIGPLGDRLGPIFFQLPPHAKKDAPRLRAFLETCPAGLRMAFEFRHASWFDDEVFDALRDHNSALCIADADDKLQVPFEPTADWGYLRLRRPDYDDAALRTWGDRVSEQSWDETFVFFKHEEEGKGPRMATRYLELWA from the coding sequence ATGCGGCAATTCGTCGGCACCAGCGGCTATTCCTACAAGGAATGGAAGGGGTCCTTTTACCCCAAGCCTTTCTCGGACAAGAAGATGCTCCCCTACTACGGGGAGCGGTTTTCGACAGTCGAAATTAACTACACATTCCGTCAGATCCCTACGCTCTCGATCGTTGGAAACTGGGCGGCCGCTGTCCCGGAAAACTTCAGGTTCGTTATGAAGGCTCCGGAAGAGATCACGCACAGGAAACGGCTCGAGGGTGTGGGGGACCTGATGGCCCGGCTGACCGAAGCTATCGGGCCCCTGGGTGATCGTCTTGGTCCGATCTTCTTCCAGCTCCCTCCGCACGCCAAAAAGGACGCTCCCCGGCTTCGGGCGTTCCTCGAAACCTGCCCTGCCGGACTGCGGATGGCCTTCGAGTTCCGCCACGCGTCCTGGTTCGACGATGAGGTCTTCGACGCCCTCCGCGACCACAACTCCGCCCTTTGCATCGCGGACGCCGACGACAAACTGCAAGTCCCGTTCGAGCCCACCGCCGACTGGGGCTACCTTCGCCTTCGACGTCCCGACTACGACGACGCGGCCCTGAGAACCTGGGGTGACCGCGTCAGCGAACAGAGCTGGGATGAGACGTTCGTCTTCTTCAAGCATGAGGAAGAAGGGAAGGGACCGAGGATGGCGACGCGGTATCTTGAGCTCTGGGCGTAA